A stretch of Chitinophagaceae bacterium DNA encodes these proteins:
- a CDS encoding PorP/SprF family type IX secretion system membrane protein produces the protein MRKLIVFASALLLTLSVTAQDPHFSQFFASPLTLNPAFTGKFSGTWRLAANHRDQWPSIPKAYVTTSASLDFPILKSKIPGGDVFGIGISGLTDASANNILKLNYGSLSMSYHKALDENGYSTIGAGFQATYSSLNLDVSKLTFEDMLTQNGFTGTTSDLITNGNNQSYFDVNAGLLYSGSTNGQNNFYLGASMYHINRPKVGFKDKNWYLSGRISIHGGGSFPLSDLLTVHTSLIHQIQNKASETTVGAALAVNLNQEAENPSSLYIGSWVRFNDAIVPYVGIEFGGLRIGASYDFNISSLKAATASRGGSEFSLIFIKRPAEYQGIPCPKF, from the coding sequence ATGAGAAAATTAATAGTTTTTGCAAGTGCCCTATTGCTTACCCTTTCGGTTACAGCCCAGGATCCCCATTTTTCACAGTTTTTTGCATCCCCGCTTACGTTGAACCCTGCCTTTACCGGTAAGTTCAGCGGCACATGGCGCCTGGCTGCAAACCACCGGGATCAGTGGCCATCCATTCCAAAAGCATACGTGACCACAAGCGCCTCGCTGGATTTCCCGATCTTAAAAAGTAAGATACCCGGTGGGGATGTATTTGGGATCGGCATTTCAGGTCTGACCGATGCAAGCGCCAACAATATATTAAAGTTGAATTACGGTTCGTTGTCCATGTCTTATCACAAGGCACTGGATGAAAATGGCTACAGCACCATTGGTGCAGGTTTCCAGGCCACCTACTCCAGCCTTAACCTGGATGTAAGCAAACTGACCTTTGAAGATATGCTTACGCAAAACGGGTTTACAGGAACCACTTCGGATCTTATTACGAACGGCAACAACCAAAGTTATTTTGATGTCAATGCCGGTTTGCTCTATTCCGGTTCCACCAATGGCCAGAATAATTTCTATTTAGGGGCATCCATGTATCATATCAACCGGCCAAAAGTTGGTTTTAAGGATAAGAACTGGTACCTGAGTGGACGTATCTCCATTCACGGCGGCGGCTCGTTCCCTTTATCTGACCTGCTGACCGTTCATACTTCCCTGATCCACCAGATACAAAATAAGGCAAGCGAAACAACAGTGGGCGCTGCCCTGGCCGTCAATTTGAACCAGGAAGCAGAAAACCCGAGCAGTCTATATATTGGCAGCTGGGTTCGCTTCAACGATGCCATCGTTCCATATGTCGGCATTGAGTTTGGCGGACTGCGTATCGGCGCCAGCTATGATTTTAATATTTCCAGTTTGAAGGCAGCTACTGCCTCACGCGGAGGATCGGAATTTTCCCTGATCTTCATCAAGCGGCCGGCAGAGTACCAGGGAATTCCATGCCCTAAGTTTTAA
- a CDS encoding RNA-binding S4 domain-containing protein, producing MEKEKLRLDKYLWAIRLFKTRSQAADACDRGKIKHNGDNAKASRTVNAGDEYEVKTENKRWVIKVTALLYKRVQYSEAIRHYEDVTPAEEIERIQFQAAAFHTGKRMSKQGRPTKKDKRDLDQFMGP from the coding sequence ATGGAAAAGGAAAAGTTACGCCTGGATAAATACCTGTGGGCAATCCGGCTGTTCAAGACACGGAGCCAGGCGGCAGATGCCTGCGACAGGGGAAAGATAAAACATAACGGGGATAATGCCAAAGCATCCCGTACGGTGAATGCGGGTGATGAATATGAAGTGAAGACGGAAAATAAACGGTGGGTGATAAAAGTGACCGCACTGTTATACAAACGGGTTCAATACAGCGAGGCCATCAGGCATTATGAAGACGTTACACCGGCGGAAGAAATAGAACGGATACAGTTCCAGGCAGCAGCATTCCATACCGGTAAACGGATGAGCAAACAGGGAAGGCCGACAAAAAAAGATAAACGGGACCTCGACCAGTTTATGGGCCCTTGA
- the ade gene encoding adenine deaminase: protein MDKFKIQGNIVDIPSKTIFYGEIAVEYGKIVSISELPTPNLPTGQAGYILPGFIDSHVHIESSMLVPSEFAKLAVVHGTVGTISDPHEIANVCGMAGVEFMIGNGKTVPFKFHFGAPSCVPATVFETAGAALNAADVDKLLQKEEINYLSEMMNFPGVLHGDEEVHEKIASAKKYGKPVDGHAPGLRGADAKKYIDAGISTDHECFTAEEALDKLNYGMKILVREGSAAKNFEALAGLLHEHYAMMMFCSDDKHPDSLADGHINQLCARAVAKGIDVFKVLQAACINPVEHYKMNVGLLKAGDAADLIVVEDLKNFNVIQNYIDGKLVADKGRSLVIGHSPVLLNNFNCREKNISDFRFQASGLKENMYAIEALDGQLITNKVLCKPLMEGGSYESDTANDLLKIVVVNRYKDAPVAKAFIKNFGIQKGAIASSVAHDSHNIVAVGVDDESIMNAVNLVIKEKGGVSAVYENKEKVLGLPVAGLMSNEDGYKVAAAYTAIDKMVKEEMGSTLAAPFMTLSFMALLVIPHVKLSDRGLFDGDAFRFV, encoded by the coding sequence ATGGATAAATTTAAGATACAGGGCAATATTGTTGACATCCCGTCAAAAACCATTTTCTATGGAGAGATAGCTGTTGAATACGGGAAAATTGTATCCATCTCTGAACTCCCAACCCCAAACCTGCCTACCGGACAGGCAGGCTATATCCTTCCCGGCTTTATAGACAGCCATGTCCACATTGAAAGTTCCATGCTGGTGCCTTCCGAATTTGCAAAACTGGCCGTGGTGCATGGCACCGTAGGAACCATCAGTGATCCGCATGAGATTGCCAATGTATGTGGTATGGCGGGGGTCGAATTCATGATAGGGAACGGGAAGACCGTCCCCTTCAAATTTCATTTCGGGGCGCCCAGTTGCGTACCGGCCACTGTTTTTGAAACAGCAGGTGCAGCGCTCAATGCAGCCGATGTAGACAAGCTGCTGCAAAAAGAAGAAATAAATTACCTGAGTGAGATGATGAACTTCCCGGGTGTGCTGCACGGCGATGAAGAAGTGCATGAAAAGATCGCTTCGGCAAAAAAATACGGCAAGCCGGTGGATGGGCATGCACCGGGATTGCGGGGTGCTGATGCAAAGAAATACATTGATGCAGGCATATCAACCGACCATGAGTGTTTTACGGCAGAAGAAGCGCTGGATAAATTGAATTACGGAATGAAGATCCTGGTGCGGGAGGGAAGCGCTGCCAAAAACTTTGAAGCCCTGGCCGGTCTCCTGCATGAACATTATGCGATGATGATGTTCTGCAGCGATGACAAGCACCCGGACAGCCTGGCCGACGGGCATATCAATCAACTGTGTGCAAGAGCGGTTGCAAAAGGCATTGATGTTTTTAAGGTATTGCAGGCTGCCTGCATCAACCCGGTGGAGCATTACAAAATGAATGTCGGGTTGTTGAAAGCAGGCGATGCAGCAGATCTTATCGTGGTGGAAGATCTCAAAAATTTCAATGTTATTCAGAACTATATTGACGGCAAACTGGTTGCGGATAAAGGAAGGTCACTGGTCATTGGGCATTCACCGGTTTTATTGAATAATTTTAATTGCAGGGAAAAGAACATTTCAGACTTCCGGTTCCAGGCCTCCGGTCTCAAAGAAAATATGTATGCCATAGAAGCACTGGATGGCCAGTTAATAACCAATAAGGTATTGTGCAAACCGCTCATGGAGGGCGGTTCGTATGAAAGCGATACAGCAAATGATCTTCTAAAGATCGTTGTGGTGAACCGTTATAAAGATGCCCCGGTTGCCAAAGCGTTCATTAAAAATTTCGGGATACAGAAAGGAGCCATCGCTTCTTCTGTTGCACACGACAGTCATAATATTGTTGCAGTGGGCGTGGATGACGAAAGCATCATGAACGCAGTGAACCTGGTCATTAAAGAAAAAGGGGGCGTGAGTGCCGTTTATGAAAACAAGGAAAAAGTGCTGGGGTTGCCCGTTGCCGGTTTAATGAGCAATGAGGACGGGTATAAGGTAGCTGCTGCTTATACGGCCATTGATAAAATGGTGAAGGAAGAGATGGGGTCAACGCTGGCAGCACCTTTCATGACCCTGTCTTTCATGGCATTGCTGGTGATACCGCATGTAAAACTAAGTGACCGGGGCCTGTTTGACGGCGATGCATTCCGGTTTGTATAA
- a CDS encoding ammonium transporter, producing MNRKKALIPFLLLLVIVALSVLFPAVTKTAVTEVANINNADTAWMLTAAALVLLMTPGLAFFYGGMVSKKNVISTMLQSFISMAVITVLWVMIGFSLAFGDSIGGIIGNPGTFFMMKGLLNGKPWILAPTIPLMLFAFYQLKFAIITPALITGAFAERIKFTSYILFICLFCIFIYCPLAHATWHPEGILYKYGVLDFAGGTVVHMSAGWAALASAIYLKKRNEEAHTPARITYVLLGTGLLWFGWFGFNAGSAFGANSLAVTALATTTTASAAAAFTWIIFDALRGRKPSAMGTCIGAVVGLVAITPAAGYISIAHSLTVGIVSSIVSNMMVEWRTRTSIDDTLDVFPCHGVGGMVGFLLTAVFANQAVNSANTTGNGLLFGESHLFIVHLVTMLAVSAFVFAGTFVLLRITDLITPLRVSDEEEMKGLDLSQHGEKL from the coding sequence ATGAACCGAAAAAAAGCACTCATTCCTTTCCTGCTGCTGCTGGTAATTGTGGCCCTGTCTGTTCTCTTTCCTGCTGTAACAAAAACGGCCGTTACCGAAGTGGCAAACATCAACAATGCTGATACGGCCTGGATGCTTACGGCTGCTGCGCTTGTATTATTGATGACACCCGGGCTTGCCTTCTTTTACGGGGGCATGGTAAGCAAGAAGAATGTCATTAGCACCATGCTGCAGAGTTTTATCAGCATGGCCGTCATCACCGTACTTTGGGTGATGATCGGTTTCAGCCTGGCCTTCGGCGATTCCATCGGCGGTATCATTGGCAATCCCGGTACTTTTTTTATGATGAAGGGATTGCTGAACGGTAAGCCATGGATCCTGGCCCCTACTATCCCGCTCATGCTGTTTGCCTTTTACCAGCTGAAGTTCGCCATCATCACCCCGGCATTGATCACCGGTGCTTTTGCAGAAAGGATAAAATTCACTTCCTACATTTTATTCATCTGCCTGTTCTGCATTTTCATTTATTGCCCGCTGGCACATGCCACCTGGCACCCGGAAGGGATCTTATATAAATATGGCGTACTCGATTTTGCCGGCGGCACGGTGGTACATATGAGCGCCGGGTGGGCAGCACTGGCCAGCGCCATTTACCTGAAGAAAAGAAACGAAGAAGCGCATACACCGGCAAGGATCACGTATGTTTTATTAGGCACCGGGTTACTTTGGTTTGGTTGGTTTGGTTTCAATGCCGGTTCGGCATTTGGAGCAAACTCACTGGCGGTAACAGCGCTTGCCACCACCACCACCGCTTCGGCTGCTGCTGCATTTACCTGGATAATCTTTGATGCACTGCGTGGACGCAAACCCTCGGCCATGGGAACCTGTATCGGCGCCGTGGTCGGCCTGGTGGCCATCACCCCGGCAGCCGGTTACATCAGTATTGCCCATTCATTAACGGTGGGTATTGTAAGCAGCATTGTAAGCAACATGATGGTGGAATGGCGTACAAGAACCTCCATTGATGATACGCTGGATGTCTTTCCCTGTCATGGCGTGGGTGGTATGGTGGGCTTTTTATTAACAGCTGTTTTTGCGAACCAGGCCGTCAACAGCGCCAATACAACCGGCAATGGATTGTTGTTTGGAGAATCGCACCTGTTCATTGTTCATTTGGTGACCATGCTCGCTGTTTCGGCTTTTGTCTTTGCCGGAACATTTGTACTGCTCAGGATCACGGATCTCATCACTCCCTTACGGGTGAGCGATGAAGAAGAAATGAAAGGGCTGGATCTGAGCCAGCACGGGGAGAAACTTTAA
- a CDS encoding DPP IV N-terminal domain-containing protein → MKFRSFKIVILFVCLAQFSLAQNRGRINWTEDGNAYTKVKDGGIVKVDPKTEAEVVLVRKEQLTVPGAKGPLVPQSYTFNNNNTKLLIFTNTAKVWRYNTRGDYWVLDIIANKLKQLGKTLPARSLMFAKFSPDGRRVAYVSEHNIYVEEISTGNINKLTKDGSRKLINGTFDWVYEEEFGCRDGFRWSPDGSRIAFWQVDATRIRDYYMLNTTDSVYSQVIPVEYPKVGEAPSPVRIGVVSLDNGYIRWMNIEGDPQQNYLPRMEWAGLNELIVQQLDRKQQESKLKYCNVTDGSSRTFWAENNDSWVDLNADDPAGWNWVNKGLDFLWISDKDGWRHIYKISRDGKTETLLTKGNYDIGDIKCIDEANNHIYFTASPKNATQLYLYRVNIEKGNIIQKVKKIVSKPRADPEMISDSTLKGSHDYNISPNGKYATHSFSNHQTPRVMEWITLPDNKPVNPAKTIAALKKTDNNVNIEYLQVTTDDNITLDAWINKPKDFDPSRKYPVVFYVYGEPASSTVLDRYGNQNNFLYNGDIRKDGYVQVAIDNRGTPMLKGAPWRKSIYRKVGDINVRDMAMGFKKLMEQNAYFDKDRIAVWGWSGGGSSTLNLLFRYPEIFQTGISIAAVANQLFYDNIYQERYMGLPQENMEDFINGSPVTYAKNLKGNLLYIHGTGDDNVHFSNAELLVNELIKQGKQFQYMPYPNRTHSISEGAGTFEHLSTLYTTYLKAHCPPGAR, encoded by the coding sequence ATGAAATTCAGGAGTTTCAAAATTGTCATCCTGTTTGTTTGCCTCGCCCAGTTCAGCCTTGCTCAAAACAGGGGCCGCATAAACTGGACAGAAGATGGGAATGCCTATACCAAAGTAAAGGATGGCGGCATTGTAAAAGTAGACCCCAAGACCGAAGCAGAAGTGGTGCTGGTAAGAAAGGAACAACTCACTGTTCCCGGGGCAAAGGGGCCCCTTGTTCCTCAATCGTATACATTCAATAACAACAATACCAAACTGCTCATCTTTACCAACACGGCTAAGGTATGGCGTTACAACACCCGGGGCGATTACTGGGTACTGGATATCATTGCCAATAAATTAAAGCAACTGGGTAAAACGCTTCCCGCCCGGTCATTGATGTTTGCAAAATTTTCTCCCGATGGAAGAAGGGTTGCCTATGTGAGTGAACACAATATCTACGTGGAAGAGATCAGCACCGGTAATATTAACAAGCTTACCAAGGACGGCAGCAGGAAGCTGATAAACGGCACGTTCGACTGGGTGTATGAAGAAGAATTTGGCTGCCGCGACGGTTTCCGCTGGAGCCCAGATGGAAGCCGGATCGCTTTCTGGCAGGTGGATGCTACCAGGATACGTGACTATTATATGCTCAATACCACCGACAGTGTTTACTCGCAGGTGATACCGGTTGAATATCCCAAAGTGGGAGAAGCGCCGTCGCCGGTGAGGATCGGTGTGGTGAGTCTCGACAACGGTTATATCCGCTGGATGAATATTGAAGGCGATCCGCAGCAGAATTACCTGCCCCGTATGGAATGGGCCGGGTTGAATGAACTCATCGTTCAGCAACTCGACCGCAAGCAACAGGAAAGTAAATTAAAATACTGCAATGTTACCGATGGCAGCAGCCGCACCTTCTGGGCTGAGAATAATGATTCATGGGTTGACCTGAATGCAGATGACCCTGCCGGATGGAACTGGGTGAACAAGGGCCTGGATTTTTTATGGATAAGCGATAAGGATGGCTGGCGTCATATTTACAAGATAAGCAGGGACGGTAAGACTGAAACACTGCTCACGAAAGGCAATTATGACATTGGGGATATCAAGTGCATTGATGAGGCCAACAACCATATTTATTTCACCGCATCACCAAAGAATGCAACACAATTGTACCTCTACCGGGTGAATATCGAAAAGGGAAACATCATTCAGAAAGTGAAGAAGATCGTTTCCAAACCCAGGGCAGATCCGGAAATGATAAGCGACAGCACCCTGAAGGGCTCACACGATTATAACATCTCCCCCAATGGAAAATATGCCACGCATTCCTTCTCCAACCACCAAACACCCCGGGTGATGGAATGGATCACCCTGCCGGATAACAAACCGGTCAACCCGGCTAAAACCATTGCAGCGCTGAAGAAAACCGACAACAACGTCAATATAGAATACCTGCAGGTTACCACCGATGACAACATCACGCTGGATGCATGGATCAACAAGCCGAAGGATTTTGATCCATCCAGGAAATACCCCGTGGTATTTTATGTGTATGGTGAACCGGCATCTTCCACCGTGCTGGACCGCTACGGCAACCAGAACAATTTTTTATATAACGGCGACATACGCAAGGATGGTTATGTACAGGTGGCCATCGACAACCGCGGTACCCCCATGCTGAAAGGGGCTCCCTGGCGCAAATCGATCTACCGCAAGGTTGGCGACATAAACGTGCGTGACATGGCGATGGGTTTTAAGAAGCTGATGGAACAGAATGCCTATTTTGACAAGGACCGCATTGCCGTATGGGGATGGAGCGGGGGTGGTTCATCTACACTCAACCTGCTGTTCCGCTACCCGGAGATCTTCCAGACGGGCATTTCCATTGCTGCAGTTGCCAACCAGTTGTTCTATGATAATATTTACCAGGAACGCTACATGGGACTGCCCCAGGAGAATATGGAAGATTTCATAAACGGTTCACCTGTTACGTATGCAAAGAATTTAAAAGGAAATCTCCTGTACATACACGGAACGGGTGATGACAATGTGCATTTCAGCAATGCCGAATTGCTGGTGAACGAACTGATCAAACAGGGTAAACAGTTCCAGTACATGCCTTATCCAAACAGAACGCATAGCATTTCAGAAGGCGCCGGCACCTTTGAACACTTATCTACTTTATATACCACTTATTTGAAAGCGCATTGTCCGCCGGGAGCAAGATAA
- the upp gene encoding uracil phosphoribosyltransferase, with amino-acid sequence MTINLSEEHSLVSNWIGELRDIDIQNDRMRFRRNLERIAEVAGYEISKKMPWQEKEITTPLGTSKSRVLAEQPVLATILRAGLAMHNGLLNFFDKADNAFISAYRKHHPDGSFEIRLEYMSCPEIEGRILIISDPMIATGSSLVKAIDFLKEEGTIKELHIVCAIACTVGIEYVKRAFPKSTIWCGDIDDEITAKGYIVPGLGDAGDLAFGSKMQN; translated from the coding sequence ATGACAATCAACCTCAGCGAAGAACATTCCCTGGTGAGCAACTGGATAGGTGAGTTAAGGGATATTGATATTCAGAATGACCGGATGCGTTTCAGGCGGAACCTTGAACGGATCGCAGAGGTAGCCGGCTATGAGATCAGTAAGAAAATGCCCTGGCAGGAAAAGGAAATAACCACTCCCCTTGGCACCAGCAAAAGCAGGGTGCTGGCAGAACAACCCGTACTGGCAACTATTTTACGTGCCGGGCTGGCCATGCACAACGGTCTGCTCAATTTTTTTGACAAAGCAGATAATGCATTCATCAGTGCATACCGGAAGCATCACCCCGATGGCAGTTTTGAGATCAGGCTGGAATACATGAGCTGCCCCGAGATCGAAGGCCGGATACTGATCATCAGCGACCCCATGATCGCCACCGGCTCATCCCTGGTGAAAGCCATTGATTTTTTAAAGGAAGAAGGCACCATTAAAGAGCTCCACATTGTTTGTGCCATCGCCTGTACGGTAGGTATCGAATACGTTAAACGGGCCTTCCCAAAATCCACGATCTGGTGTGGGGATATTGATGACGAGATCACCGCCAAGGGATACATCGTTCCGGGCCTTGGTGATGCCGGGGACCTGGCATTTGGTTCCAAGATGCAGAATTAA
- a CDS encoding methyltransferase domain-containing protein: protein MDLTKLNFSSIPDNYFDAILMVHVIEHLYNGDEVIRGLLPKLKSGGYMYLEYPGEKSTRLPSMPGSLNFKDDPTHVRVYSVAELSKLFGENGCTVLKGGPRRNAWFILAMPFRIIRTWLRGKKLQGNVFWDLLGFAEYVWVRKK from the coding sequence ATGGATCTTACCAAACTGAACTTTTCTTCCATCCCCGATAATTATTTTGATGCCATCTTAATGGTTCATGTCATTGAACATTTATACAACGGCGATGAAGTGATCAGGGGACTGTTGCCTAAACTGAAAAGCGGCGGCTATATGTACCTGGAATACCCCGGCGAAAAAAGTACCCGCCTGCCTTCCATGCCCGGCTCGCTGAATTTTAAAGACGATCCAACCCATGTACGTGTTTACTCCGTAGCGGAACTGTCAAAATTGTTTGGAGAGAATGGCTGTACGGTTTTAAAAGGAGGACCGAGAAGGAATGCCTGGTTCATACTGGCCATGCCGTTCAGGATCATCAGGACCTGGCTGCGTGGAAAAAAACTGCAGGGGAATGTTTTCTGGGATCTCTTGGGGTTTGCGGAATATGTGTGGGTGAGGAAGAAGTAA
- the trmD gene encoding tRNA (guanosine(37)-N1)-methyltransferase TrmD, translated as MKIDIISVVPDLLDSPFAHSILKRARDKGLLEVNVINLRDHTTYARAQVDDYAFGGGAGMVMMIEPLVNAIEALQKVTKYDEIIFLTPDGLTFNQKMANQLSLKNNLLLICGHYKGIDQRVRDHFISKEISIGDYVLSGGELGAAVLVDAIGRLIPGVLNDETSALTDSFQDNLLAPPVYTRPEEFRGWKVPDVLLSGNHKLIEEWRHEQSVKRTEERRPDLLDTGY; from the coding sequence ATGAAGATCGACATCATCTCCGTTGTTCCTGATTTACTGGACAGCCCCTTTGCCCATTCCATTTTAAAAAGGGCAAGGGATAAAGGCCTGCTGGAAGTGAACGTAATTAATTTACGGGATCATACCACCTATGCCCGGGCCCAGGTAGATGATTATGCATTTGGCGGCGGTGCCGGCATGGTAATGATGATCGAACCCCTGGTGAATGCCATTGAAGCATTGCAGAAAGTTACGAAGTACGATGAGATCATTTTCTTAACACCGGATGGCTTGACATTCAACCAGAAAATGGCGAACCAGCTTTCGCTGAAAAATAACCTGCTGCTGATCTGCGGGCATTACAAAGGGATCGATCAGCGGGTGCGGGATCATTTCATCAGCAAAGAAATATCCATTGGTGATTATGTTTTAAGTGGCGGCGAATTAGGCGCTGCGGTGCTGGTAGATGCCATCGGCCGCCTGATACCCGGCGTATTGAATGATGAAACTTCGGCGCTTACCGATTCTTTCCAGGACAATCTGTTAGCTCCTCCTGTTTATACCAGGCCCGAAGAATTCCGTGGATGGAAAGTGCCCGATGTATTATTAAGCGGCAATCATAAACTGATCGAAGAGTGGCGGCATGAGCAGTCGGTAAAGCGGACGGAAGAGCGGAGGCCGGATTTGCTGGATACCGGATACTAG